In Deltaproteobacteria bacterium, the following are encoded in one genomic region:
- the thiS gene encoding sulfur carrier protein ThiS → MADAAVEAESTFVAGGAVGCQAPARGLSSRRVVRVMVNGEPRALDAGVTVADLVAALGLGPRRVAVEVNRAVVPRAEYGATALREGDAVEIIHFVGGG, encoded by the coding sequence ATGGCCGACGCGGCTGTCGAGGCGGAGTCGACGTTCGTCGCGGGCGGCGCCGTCGGTTGTCAGGCTCCGGCTCGCGGGCTATCGTCTCGACGAGTCGTGCGAGTGATGGTCAATGGCGAGCCGCGGGCGCTCGACGCCGGGGTAACGGTGGCCGACCTGGTGGCCGCGCTGGGCCTCGGCCCGCGGCGTGTCGCGGTCGAGGTGAACCGGGCCGTGGTGCCGCGCGCCGAGTACGGCGCCACCGCGCTCCGCGAGGGGGACGCGGTCGAGATCATCCACTTCGTCGGAGGCGGATAG